The window TTACATGATGGCAGAATGATTAAAACAGGTACATTAGCGGAATTACAAAAACATCGCTCTCAAACCTTGCTCGAAATTTTTGATGAATTAATAGAAGGTGTCGAAAATGCTGCTGTTTAAGAGTCGGCTCCATAGGCAATGGAAAGCCCACCTATCATTATTTAAAAGCATTGCGGATTGGACTATCTATCTTTATCTAATGATTCCCTTGTTTGCATTTGCTTATTATCTTTTAAGGGAGACTGTGTTTCAGCTAGATTATGGCTTTATTGAATATTTTCATCCTGGCATAGTAGTTTTCATTTTCATGTACTTAAGTAGTATCCTTATTATTCGTACATTTAGTGAACCAGCAGATAATCTTTTTTTAATACAGTCTTCAAAACAGTATGCTGCACTAAAACGGCTGGGGTTCTATTATTCTTTGATATGTAATTTGGTCTACTTGACAATCTTTTTTTCGCTGCTTTATCCATTATTTCGATATATTCATGATTTCTCTAGTGTTCAGTTAATCCAATTAGCTGTTTCTATCCTAAGCTGCTATTTGTTGGGTAAAATAGCTTTGTTACTAGCTTCAAGATGGCAGAAGTTTTTTACTTTATTATTCTTAAATGTATTGTTTTCAATTATAGTATTTTATGCAAATGTTTTGTCGATTGCATTCATGATAGCGTTACTGTTATTTAGTGTAATCATATATGAAAAACTTGGAATACAGACGCATAGATATTTTGAAAAACAAACACAATTGGATGTTGAAGCTTTTTATCGTTGGCAATCACGGATCTTCCTCATAAATCCGGAGTTAAAAACAATGAAATTACCTACACAAAAGTCAAAATCACCTTTGTTCTTCAAAAAAACGAAATCGAATAATAGTGTATCTGTATTAATCGAAATATTGTTAAAAACAATAGTACGAAAAAAGAGTTATATTTGGGGATATTTACGGATAATATGTATTGTTTTGCCACTCGTTTTAGTCGTTCCTTGGTGGGCTGCATATTTACTAATAATTATTATGTATTTCGGCTTGAAAACCTATATTGGAGCTATAATTGTTGAGATTAAAGAAAATGGCATTTTTAAAATAATTCATACCGCCGATCATGATTGGGAGGTAGCTATTAGAAAGGTAGAAGTATATAGTGTTAACTCGATATCTTTAGTTTATTTAGCGATTAGTACTTGCCGACTGCTCCTTTTCTAATTGTCAAAGAAATTGTCCCATAAACTAATTATTCTTAGTGAAATAAATGTTTAGCAATTTATGTTTAACATGTATAATACTAGAAAAGGAAATTTGGTGCTTCTATAATAATAATGCTGTCTTTTAGAGAAATTTAAAATGTATCTGATGGCAATATTTGAATCAAATTAAGGTAGACGCTAAATTAAATGTACAATGCTTAGTGAGTAGGCAGTTGTACATTTTTTGTGTGTATGAAAGCTTTTTTTAATAAATTTTATAGTGGTTAGGGGAATGAAAATATGATTTTGCTATAGATGCATATGCAAAATTAAAAAAACATCTAATTAAAGAAAGAGAGTATTACTTATGAATAAAAATACAAAGATTGTTCTAGCAATCTTATTAGGAAATTTGTTTATTGCATTTTTAGGTATTGGCCTAATTATTCCTGTTTTGCCAACGATCATGAATGAATTACAGATTTCTGGAACCGTTGTTGGTTATTTAACTGCTGCTTTTGCGTTAACTTCGCTTGTAGTATCACCAATTGCCGGCCGTTTTGCGGATAAATACGGACGTAAAATTATGATTATTTTAGGTTTAGCTACCTTTGCTGTATCGGAATTATTATTCGGTTTAGGGAAATCGGTAGAGGTATTATTTATTTCACGAATTTTGGGTGGAATCAGTGGTGCATTTATTATGCCGGCTGTTATGGCCTATATTGCCGATATTACGACGTTCGATACACGTCCAAAAGCACTGGGTTATATGTCTGCTGCAATTAGTACAGGTTTCATTATAGGACCTGGTGTTGGGGGCTTCCTTGCAGAAATCGGTACACGTGTTCCATTCTATTCGGCAGCTGTTTTAGGTGCTGTAGCAACAATATTGTCAATTCTTTTCTTAAAAGAACCTGAACGTGCAGTCCAACCTGAAGTAGTCGAAGAAACGGAATCAAAATCTCCGTTTAAAAAGATTTTAATACCCATGTTTTTAATAGCCTTTTTAATTTTATTCATTTCTTCCTTTGGTTTGGCGGTAGTGGAATCATTCATTAGCCTGTATACTGACCATAAATTTGGCTTTTCACCAGGAGATATCGCAGTAGTTATTACTGTGTCAGCTCTAATTGGTGCATTGTCGCAGGTGCTACTATTCGACCGTATGACTCAATGGTGGGGTGAAATCAAGTTAATTCGCCTTTGCTTAGTCATCTCTGCCATTTTTGTTTTTGCCTTAACGCAAGTATCCAGCTATATAATGATTATTTTAGTAATTACAATGTGCTTCGTTGGATTCGATTTGATCCGTCCAGCAGCGACTTCCTATCTCTCGAAAATTGCCGGGAATGATCAAGGCTTTGTTGGTGGAATGAACTCGATGTTTACCTCTCTTGCCAATGCGATTGGACCAATATTGGGGGGAATGCTATTTGATATCGATGTTGATTACCCATATTATTTAGCAACGGTATTTTTAGCGGTAGCTTTAGGGATAGCATTAGTCTGGAAAAAGCCAGAAATAAAGCCGATTATGGAAAGCGTAAATAACTCATAATAGGCACAAACTTTGAAATTCCAATGTTCTCATTGGTATAATATAGATTAGTGAGTAAATGAAAGAGGTAGATATTATGAACGCATATGATGAATACATGAAAGGCATTGTGCAACCAATGCGCCAAGAATTAGTAGATGCAGGTTTTACTGAATTAACGACACCTGATGATGTGAATGAATTTATGACGTCTGCAAATGGAGTTTCTCTAGTCGTTATAAACTCTGTGTGTGGTTGTGCAGCAGGTTTAGCACGTCCGGCAGTACGTCAAGCAATTGAAGAAGTGAAACCAGACCATTTAGTTACTGTTTTTGCAGGTCAAGATCGTGAAGCAACTACTGCAATGCGCGGTTTCTTTGAAGAAGTCCCAGCTAGTTCACCATCAGTTGCCATCTTAAAAGACGGTCAATTAGAGTACTTCATACCACGTGATCAAATCGAAGGCTATCCAGTGGAGCAAATCACTGAACATCTAACAGGTGTCTTAAAACAAGCATGTGCAAAGTAACGCTAGTAACAACTGCTGGAAGACCAGATGACCTATCGATGTCACTAGCAAAAAAGGCTTGTGAAGCTTTAAATTGCGAATTCGAACCGCGAAATAAGAGGTCCATTAACAAAATCAATCAGCTATTTGATGCAAATGTCATAGTTGCAGGTAAAAACCGCTATGAATACTATCCGAAAGGTGCGAATGCACCTTTCTTTTTTCATCCCAATTCTGCTGCTTTTCGGTTAAAGCGGGTGGCAAGAGGAGAATCCGATCCGTTTTTGGATGCGTGTAACTTAGAAGAGGGAGAATCCTTCCTGGATTGTACTTTAGGAATGGGTGCTGATTCGATGCTTGCTGCTTTTATAGTAGGGGAGGAAGGTAAAGTAGTCGGGTTAGAGGACGATGCAAATGTTGCATTTATCGTTCGAAATGGAATGAGAACCTACGATACTACTGAATTGCCTTTAACCAGTTGTATGCGTCAAATCCAAGTAGTACAAAGTGAAGCCGTTGAGTTTTTAAAACAACAGGCGGACAATACCTTTGATGTTGTTTACATGGATCCAATGTTTGAGGAAACTATAGAAGAATCCAATAATTTCGAAGCACTCCGGCAAGCTGGCAGTCACCTGCATTTGTCGAAAGAATGGATCGACGAAGCCTTGCGAGTTGCAAGAAAACGAGTGGTATTAAAAGCCCATTTTCGTTCAACGTTATTTGAGGAATTTGGATTTCAAAGAGAAATTCGGTTAACATCGAAGTTTCATTACGGGGTTTTAGTAAAAAATAGTTAGTATGGAAAAGTGATAGCGATGAATATTCATCGCTATTTTTTTGTGGACTTAGGGTTGTGTATGATTTCACGGTATATAAAAGATGGATGTAATTAAGCATGTGGATGGCTTTTTAATGTGTATGATGCTTCTTATGAATAGGAATTCACTATAGATTTTCGCATTGAATTGGAGTTTATCTAGCTGATGAAATGCATCTTGGATGAGATATTTCATAACAGTACATCTCGTTTAGTAGACAAAACTCACCCTATATTTTTTAATCAGGATCCTTTTTATAGAGTATTAATAAAAGTATCTTCCACTTAAAGTGCATCTAATGCAACTGAAGTACTCTTAAAAGATCACTTTGAGGCAAATGGAGAACTTTTTGAAAAGCATCTGCCACATAAAAGTTCTTCATCAAGTAAAAGAAGCACTTTATGATCCGAATTTCCCACAAAGAGTGCTTCATAAGCGTAAGAGGAGATAAGGAACTTTATGACCAACATCAACTCATTCCTCAACATATAACCTTGACTATCAACAAGTAGGCACTCTATCGAATATCTACTTATTCCACCCAATCAACAAAAAAATAGTGAAGAAATAAAATTCTTCACTATACTAACACATATTTATTATTTAAAATTCTTCTGTAAAAATAATTTTGTTCGTTCTGCTTGAGGATTCGAGAAGAATTGCTCTGGATTGTTTGTTTCAATGATTTCTCCGCCATCCATAAAGACAACGCGATCTGCAACCTCTCTGGCGAAGCCCATTTCGTGGGTTACAACTATCATGGTCATGCTTTCTTCAGCTAAATCCTTCATTACTTTTAATACTTCACCTGTTAATTCGGGGTCAAGTGCAGAAGTAGGTTCATCAAATAACAGAATATCTGGATTCAACATAAGAGCACGAGCAATAGCTACACGTTGTTTTTGACCGCCAGATAAATTAGAAGGGTAGGCATCGGATTTATCTGTTAAGCCTACTTTTTCTAATAAATCTTTTACATGATTTTCAATTTCTTCATGTGATTGAAGGTTAAGTAATTTTGGAGCCATTTCGAGATTTTGTTTTACTGTAAGGTGTGGGAATAGGTTGAAATGCTGAAACACCATTCCCATTTTACCGGTTACTTTTTTTATGTCCGCCGGTTTTACGTAAGTCCCATCTTTTACTAGATATTCATTTTCGATTTGAATACTTCCGCCATTTATTTGTTCTAAATTGATCAAGCTTCGTAATAATGTACTTTTCCCGGAACCTGATGGCCCAATAATTGCAACCACTTCATTTTTATTCATTGAAAACGAAATCTGCTTTAATACTTCGTTTATTCCGAAGGATTTTTTTAATTTTGAAACTTGGATTAGTGTCATGCTCATTTCACCTCTATTCAAATTTATATCGACGTTCTAACCATTTAAAGAATACCGTTAGGATTAATGTCATGATTAAGTAAATTACACCTGCAATGAAGTAGGGAACAATAGTAAAATCTCTGTTTACTGCTGTCTGAGCAAAGTGTAAAAGTTCAGGTACCGCAACTGCGTATAGAAGGGCAGTATCTTTGATTAGAGTAATCGATTCATTTGAAACAGCAGGTAAAGCAACACGGAACATTTGGGGTAAAATCACACGAGTTGTTGTTTGCCATTTCGATAACCCTAACACTTGAGCTGCCTCGTATTGTCCTTTATCAATTGCAAGTAAGCCACCCCGGAAAATTTCTGCGAAATAAGCGGCATAGTTCAATACAAATCCGATACATGCTGCAACAAAGCGGTCAAATACTAAGTATTCACCAACAATCGGTAGCATAGGTAAACCAAAGCATATTAATAAGAGCTGTAGTAAAAGTGGTGTACCACGCATTACGGTAATATAGCTGTAGGCAAGGTACGATAATGGCTTAAAGCTACTTTTTACAGCTAAAGTGAGCAAGAAACCAAGTGGAATTGAAACGATTATTGCAATGAAGAAAAGGAGTACAGTCATTTGGGCTCCTTCAAGCATTGGCCAAATAATTTTATTCCAATATTCAACCATAATGTCTCCTCCTTAAGGTTACCGACTAAATCGATAGTCGGTGTTGTTGGTTAGTCTTTTAATTCAATAAAAATCGGTCAAAAAGATAAGAGCTTCACATGGATATGGAAACTCTTATCAATTGATTTTCATTTAATTGGGTTGTTGTTTGACAATTATTTTAGAACGATGTCTTCTCCAAACCATTTTGTTGAAATCTCTGTTGAAGTACCATCTTCATTCATTGCATCTAAAGCAGCTTGTACTTCATTAAGAAGTTCTTCATTGCCTTTTTTAACACCAACAGCATATTTTTCAGGTGCTAGAGATTCTTCTAGGATTTTAAACGTATCAGGTTGTTGCGTCATAAAGTATTCACCAACAACTTTATCAATTACAACTGCTTCAATACGACCTGCTTTCAGGTCTGTCAGAGCTAAAACATTATCTTTGTATTCGTTTAACGATACTTTTTCGCTAATTGGATTGGCGTTTAAAGCATCTAGAGCTGATGATAAAGCCTGAATCCCAATTTGTTTATCTGCAAGATCATTTAATGTAGCGATTTTAGAATCTGCAACAGTCATGACAACTTGAGCATTTTCTAGATAAGGTTCTGTAAATAATACTTTCTCTTTTCGTTCTTCAGTAACTGTATAGCCATTCCAGATTAAATCAATACGTCCACTGCTTAATTCAGATTCTTTTGTAGACCAATCGATTGGCTGGAACTTTACCTCAACGCCCATATGATCTGCAGCGGCAGTTGCTAAATCAATATCAAATCCGACGATTTCATTGTTATCATCGCGGAATCCCATCGGTGCAAAAGTATCGTCAATTCCGATAACTAAAGTTTCTTTACCAGATGAAGAACTTTCTGTTTTTTCATCTGCTCCACAAGCAGCAACAATCGTTAAGATCATTGCTAGGATAAAAACTAGTGAAAATTTACGTTTCATAATCATCTGTCTCCTTGATGTCTTTATATATTTTTCTATTTGATCGCGAGCGACGCTTTCACTCACTAAATTACTAACGTGTTAAAGAATAGCATATTGATAGATTTGTGTCAATAAAGCTCGAATTCAATTAATAGAAGTCGTATTATTCAGACAAAAAATTTCTAAGTTTCAATTATATGTTGTGAAATCAAAGAGTATCAATGGATTTTACTTTACACATAAATTATGATATAGTACTTATATGCAATTTTTAGGTTTGATGTAGATAAATTTGGCGTTTCGCTAGAGTTTTTAAAGATACTTATTCACACTGGCGCAAGTAGAGGCTTGCAAGGACGCAAAAGTAGGTAGGGTTTGCGTTGCTTAGGTTAGAAAGCGTTTAGTGGAATTTTACCGCGGTTGGTAGATGCAAGTGTTTGCATCTTTTCATAAAATTCCCCTGATGATAGGGTTGAGACATTTTTTATTTATATTTTTCCATAGAAATGCTAAAGGGGTATCCGAGAAATTCGGATACCCCTTGTCCAATTTTTTGAGCAAAAAAGGCTACTGATTGCAGTAGCTTTTACCATGTGAATTAGTCAGTAAAGCACATAGATGTTAAGTAACCTAGTAATAGTAATAAACCAAATCCTGCTGCGATTTCCATACTGTAAACCTCCCTTGATAAAAAAAACACGCTTTATTTACAATATTATTGTACAATGAAATAGAAAAAGATGAAACCTTTTAATGATTGAAACGTATTAGTTAATAGAAGGTTTTTACAAAATTGTGCGATATTGAAGGTGATTCCATGAAAAAATGGTTACAGAAAACACTTGTAATAACAGTAGCATTATTAACATTTGGATTAATTACACCGAATCATGAAATTTGGGATAATCTAGATAACGGCCAATCTAATAATGGTTCAGAGGGTACTAATGTAGCCAGCAATACAACCGAACCAACATCAACTCTCGTCGAAGATAGTTTTTCCAATCTAGAAACGATTGATACGCCAGATATAGAACCTATATTAGTCGCAGCAAAAGAACAATCATACATAAAATTTGGTTCAAGAATTGCTCCTGTGATCAGTAATGAATTCGAAAACAGAATCTACCCAAAACTAGAAGAAGTAATTGAGTTGACATTATCAGGTCTAGATGGAGATTCGTTTAAATACTTAGCAATTTCAAATCAGCCAAGTGGTGAATACAATGAAAAAATATTTAATATTTCAGATGGGACAAGCGGAAAAGATCTAATCCGGTTCCACGTCCGCACTGAAAAGCGTCCACAAGACGGCTATTACTATAACTTTCATTATCACACTTCAGAAGACAATTTTATCGCACACCATTCTTTAGGTGAAATTTATTGGAGTAAAAACACACCTCCGAAATGGTTATCCTAAAATAACGTAAACACTCGTAGTTATCTATGAGTGTTTTTTTGTATTAAAAATTTAGTATTACCTATGTTTAAAATTGGATTTTTGCTTAAAGGAAAAGTTGGTTTAAATTTGATTGTTTAACCAAAAGTGAAGTTGGTAATAATAGGGTTTATAGGGAATTATGGGTAGGTTTATAAAAAATAGGAGGAAGAATAGATGAGTAAAAATTTTAAGTTATTGTATGATATAAGACAAATTAAGAAGTTCTTTGATGGTGCTTTAAATCTGGATATTTACGATGCACATACCATGGGGAATTATGTAAAAAGGAACACCAAGGATTTAAGTGTCTCAGAACTTGAAATTATGATGAACACAATTCAAGAAGTAATAGAAAATAAAAAA is drawn from Lysinibacillus sp. SGAir0095 and contains these coding sequences:
- a CDS encoding MFS transporter; translation: MNKNTKIVLAILLGNLFIAFLGIGLIIPVLPTIMNELQISGTVVGYLTAAFALTSLVVSPIAGRFADKYGRKIMIILGLATFAVSELLFGLGKSVEVLFISRILGGISGAFIMPAVMAYIADITTFDTRPKALGYMSAAISTGFIIGPGVGGFLAEIGTRVPFYSAAVLGAVATILSILFLKEPERAVQPEVVEETESKSPFKKILIPMFLIAFLILFISSFGLAVVESFISLYTDHKFGFSPGDIAVVITVSALIGALSQVLLFDRMTQWWGEIKLIRLCLVISAIFVFALTQVSSYIMIILVITMCFVGFDLIRPAATSYLSKIAGNDQGFVGGMNSMFTSLANAIGPILGGMLFDIDVDYPYYLATVFLAVALGIALVWKKPEIKPIMESVNNS
- a CDS encoding ABC transporter permease is translated as MLLFKSRLHRQWKAHLSLFKSIADWTIYLYLMIPLFAFAYYLLRETVFQLDYGFIEYFHPGIVVFIFMYLSSILIIRTFSEPADNLFLIQSSKQYAALKRLGFYYSLICNLVYLTIFFSLLYPLFRYIHDFSSVQLIQLAVSILSCYLLGKIALLLASRWQKFFTLLFLNVLFSIIVFYANVLSIAFMIALLLFSVIIYEKLGIQTHRYFEKQTQLDVEAFYRWQSRIFLINPELKTMKLPTQKSKSPLFFKKTKSNNSVSVLIEILLKTIVRKKSYIWGYLRIICIVLPLVLVVPWWAAYLLIIIMYFGLKTYIGAIIVEIKENGIFKIIHTADHDWEVAIRKVEVYSVNSISLVYLAISTCRLLLF
- a CDS encoding amino acid ABC transporter ATP-binding protein; protein product: MTLIQVSKLKKSFGINEVLKQISFSMNKNEVVAIIGPSGSGKSTLLRSLINLEQINGGSIQIENEYLVKDGTYVKPADIKKVTGKMGMVFQHFNLFPHLTVKQNLEMAPKLLNLQSHEEIENHVKDLLEKVGLTDKSDAYPSNLSGGQKQRVAIARALMLNPDILLFDEPTSALDPELTGEVLKVMKDLAEESMTMIVVTHEMGFAREVADRVVFMDGGEIIETNNPEQFFSNPQAERTKLFLQKNFK
- a CDS encoding YpjP family protein is translated as MKKWLQKTLVITVALLTFGLITPNHEIWDNLDNGQSNNGSEGTNVASNTTEPTSTLVEDSFSNLETIDTPDIEPILVAAKEQSYIKFGSRIAPVISNEFENRIYPKLEEVIELTLSGLDGDSFKYLAISNQPSGEYNEKIFNISDGTSGKDLIRFHVRTEKRPQDGYYYNFHYHTSEDNFIAHHSLGEIYWSKNTPPKWLS
- a CDS encoding amino acid ABC transporter substrate-binding protein translates to MKRKFSLVFILAMILTIVAACGADEKTESSSSGKETLVIGIDDTFAPMGFRDDNNEIVGFDIDLATAAADHMGVEVKFQPIDWSTKESELSSGRIDLIWNGYTVTEERKEKVLFTEPYLENAQVVMTVADSKIATLNDLADKQIGIQALSSALDALNANPISEKVSLNEYKDNVLALTDLKAGRIEAVVIDKVVGEYFMTQQPDTFKILEESLAPEKYAVGVKKGNEELLNEVQAALDAMNEDGTSTEISTKWFGEDIVLK
- a CDS encoding amino acid ABC transporter permease, which translates into the protein MVEYWNKIIWPMLEGAQMTVLLFFIAIIVSIPLGFLLTLAVKSSFKPLSYLAYSYITVMRGTPLLLQLLLICFGLPMLPIVGEYLVFDRFVAACIGFVLNYAAYFAEIFRGGLLAIDKGQYEAAQVLGLSKWQTTTRVILPQMFRVALPAVSNESITLIKDTALLYAVAVPELLHFAQTAVNRDFTIVPYFIAGVIYLIMTLILTVFFKWLERRYKFE
- a CDS encoding class I SAM-dependent methyltransferase, with amino-acid sequence MCKVTLVTTAGRPDDLSMSLAKKACEALNCEFEPRNKRSINKINQLFDANVIVAGKNRYEYYPKGANAPFFFHPNSAAFRLKRVARGESDPFLDACNLEEGESFLDCTLGMGADSMLAAFIVGEEGKVVGLEDDANVAFIVRNGMRTYDTTELPLTSCMRQIQVVQSEAVEFLKQQADNTFDVVYMDPMFEETIEESNNFEALRQAGSHLHLSKEWIDEALRVARKRVVLKAHFRSTLFEEFGFQREIRLTSKFHYGVLVKNS
- a CDS encoding BrxA/BrxB family bacilliredoxin translates to MNAYDEYMKGIVQPMRQELVDAGFTELTTPDDVNEFMTSANGVSLVVINSVCGCAAGLARPAVRQAIEEVKPDHLVTVFAGQDREATTAMRGFFEEVPASSPSVAILKDGQLEYFIPRDQIEGYPVEQITEHLTGVLKQACAK